One Novipirellula artificiosorum DNA segment encodes these proteins:
- a CDS encoding L-fucose/L-arabinose isomerase family protein: MTTQEPIKNSIRPRIGLYSVGHAHYWDQFKGLRDRLLGYNRFVAQRMSAWGEVCNVGMIDGESHARGAAEDLRAANVDLIFCHAATYAMSASHLQIAKHCGRPVVVLNLQPAASMNYEQTTTGEWLAHCVGCCVPEISNAFNRNGIDFHLVSGLLGLEQTPAISLACEETAGHPEAIAAWKEIHRWIKAAGVARTLREGRMGFLGHTYPGMLDMYSDFTMITAQTGMHVEILEMCDLAKLAESVTEAEIREKRDQVKEMFLVSEDSPSDPLARKPQPEQLDVACRVAVAQEKMVREFDLDALTYYYRGRDGNPYEQLQEAFILGHSLLTAQGIPCSGEGDMKTAIAMKICDILGVGGSYSEMVAADYDRGTLILGHDGPFHIAIADGKPILRGMGLYHGKWGTGVSVEATVRKGPVTLLNLTQTGDGKLRLIANQGEAIEAPILKIGNTMTHVKFAQGPTQTMNQWFAMAPTHHAAMSVGHNMADLSRVATMMEIPFDTVAISSETT, encoded by the coding sequence ATGACAACTCAAGAGCCCATCAAGAATTCCATACGCCCGCGCATCGGATTGTACTCGGTGGGGCACGCCCATTATTGGGATCAGTTCAAGGGGCTGCGGGATCGGCTGCTGGGCTACAACCGTTTTGTGGCTCAGCGGATGTCAGCCTGGGGTGAGGTTTGTAACGTCGGAATGATCGACGGCGAGAGCCATGCGCGGGGGGCAGCTGAGGATTTGCGTGCGGCAAATGTCGATCTGATCTTTTGTCATGCCGCAACCTACGCAATGAGCGCCTCGCATCTGCAGATCGCGAAACACTGCGGCCGGCCCGTGGTCGTGTTGAATCTGCAACCGGCAGCGTCCATGAACTACGAACAGACAACCACCGGTGAATGGTTGGCACATTGTGTTGGATGTTGTGTTCCGGAAATCTCGAATGCTTTCAATCGAAATGGTATCGATTTCCACCTGGTGTCGGGGCTCTTGGGACTAGAACAGACACCCGCCATTTCGTTGGCCTGTGAGGAAACAGCCGGTCATCCCGAAGCGATCGCAGCATGGAAAGAGATTCATCGCTGGATCAAGGCAGCGGGTGTGGCGCGTACGTTGCGTGAAGGTCGAATGGGTTTTCTCGGCCACACCTATCCGGGGATGTTGGACATGTACAGCGACTTCACGATGATCACGGCCCAGACCGGCATGCACGTCGAAATCTTGGAAATGTGCGATCTGGCGAAACTGGCCGAGTCGGTGACGGAGGCCGAGATACGCGAGAAACGAGATCAGGTGAAGGAGATGTTCCTGGTCAGTGAAGACTCACCGTCGGATCCTCTCGCGCGGAAGCCGCAGCCGGAACAATTGGACGTTGCATGTCGGGTCGCGGTCGCGCAAGAGAAGATGGTTCGCGAGTTCGACCTGGACGCCCTGACCTACTACTACCGCGGCCGCGACGGTAACCCGTACGAGCAACTCCAGGAAGCGTTCATTTTGGGGCACTCCCTACTGACCGCACAAGGAATCCCCTGCAGTGGCGAAGGTGACATGAAGACGGCCATCGCGATGAAGATTTGCGACATCTTAGGCGTTGGCGGTAGCTACAGCGAAATGGTCGCAGCGGACTATGACCGCGGCACCCTGATCCTCGGCCACGACGGACCGTTCCATATCGCCATCGCCGACGGCAAGCCGATCTTGCGTGGGATGGGACTGTACCACGGCAAATGGGGGACGGGCGTCAGCGTCGAAGCAACCGTCCGCAAAGGTCCGGTCACGCTATTAAACTTGACTCAAACCGGCGACGGCAAGTTGCGTTTGATTGCCAATCAAGGCGAGGCCATCGAAGCGCCCATCTTGAAAATCGGCAATACGATGACGCACGTCAAGTTCGCCCAAGGTCCGACGCAGACGATGAACCAGTGGTTTGCCATGGCTCCCACACACCATGCCGCCATGAGTGTGGGTCACAACATGGCAGACCTGAGCCGAGTTGCAACGATGATGGAGATCCCCTTCGACACCGTCGCCATTTCATCCGAGACGACTTGA
- a CDS encoding AraC family transcriptional regulator produces the protein MADYDGYYHYLPVNDDVMRWGLYVTGAGRGVIPAGQDYPCEGHPGLYDFQWSRGRVLPEFQIILISEGQGIFESEPTGEVAVTSDSLLFLFPGVWHRYRPDRSTGWTERWISFHGELTHRLLELHVLRPEAAVRRARTPKMLSKAFDRLLQRIHRDANQNSILLSMQTLSLIGTVVENAAARDELPGGHRTVRSKDVRDPLVRDALDLIWTHSHRSLSVQKIADRLASSRRALERHFRQELGHTVLDEIGACRISRAKRLLRETELGVKTVALLAGFPSEERMRVSFIQVEKTSPTEYRRNSLQSRKPRPGRPASAEI, from the coding sequence ATGGCCGACTACGATGGCTACTATCACTATCTGCCTGTCAACGATGACGTCATGCGTTGGGGCCTTTACGTCACCGGGGCGGGCCGCGGTGTGATCCCTGCCGGTCAGGACTATCCTTGTGAGGGTCACCCGGGGCTGTATGATTTTCAGTGGTCACGCGGCCGTGTGTTGCCCGAGTTTCAGATCATCTTGATTAGCGAGGGCCAGGGCATCTTCGAGTCAGAGCCGACCGGAGAGGTCGCCGTCACGTCCGACAGTTTGCTGTTCCTGTTTCCCGGCGTTTGGCATCGGTATCGTCCCGATCGATCGACAGGCTGGACGGAGCGTTGGATTTCGTTCCATGGCGAGTTGACTCACCGCTTGCTCGAACTTCACGTCTTGCGACCGGAGGCCGCGGTGCGTCGCGCGAGAACGCCCAAGATGCTTTCCAAGGCATTTGACCGACTGCTTCAACGCATCCATCGAGATGCGAACCAAAACTCGATCCTGCTGTCGATGCAGACGCTGTCGCTGATTGGAACGGTCGTTGAAAACGCTGCGGCGCGGGACGAGTTGCCAGGGGGGCATCGGACCGTTCGCAGCAAAGACGTTCGCGACCCGCTGGTCCGGGACGCCTTGGACCTGATTTGGACACATAGCCATCGTTCGCTCTCGGTCCAGAAAATTGCGGATCGATTGGCATCCAGCCGACGCGCGCTTGAACGCCACTTCCGTCAGGAACTGGGGCACACCGTGTTGGACGAAATCGGGGCCTGCCGGATCAGCCGGGCAAAGCGTCTGCTTCGCGAGACCGAGTTGGGTGTCAAGACCGTGGCGCTTTTGGCGGGCTTCCCAAGCGAAGAGCGGATGCGGGTTTCCTTCATTCAAGTCGAGAAAACCTCCCCCACCGAGTATCGCCGCAATTCGCTGCAGAGCCGAAAACCTCGCCCAGGCCGACCCGCAAGTGCGGAAATCTGA
- a CDS encoding glycosyl hydrolase family 95 catalytic domain-containing protein — MWVLCIASLCVVAGSLSKCEAAEGPAAAHCAVSTQPLPDWTSSFLTGNGNMGVIMSGDPYEEKLVVNGKLYLPLGSKEILPDLSDFKNEFKKAGLAAGKDGPATVHKLMLEKTDHKLINTDPFHPAFQLRIASQGDPDTVTNYRMTEDFATGELRVRWSDDQGNWSRRLFVSRPDDVVVMAIDGPQGKVNCELTMQVEHPQVKSELKLEEGWLGTHNTYLQGKGGYDNLIRVVPQGGRMSQHADRLAIDGADRVLLIMQVKPWKTPLPKQQSEAWAYSPNHPDLKLPHATNRLPGMKETLAGLQPDYEKLFVPHAQAHGSLYNRIQLDLGGDRELRNLTSEELLARAAKQGMMSNALAERLYNACRYLTICCSGDTPPNLQGIWTGTWNPAWSGDYTLDSNLQLEVQSMMSCNMPELMASYFDLVDSWIPEWRLNAKKIYGFRGVVSNARASNTCLLLHWGSQWPGEQAAIGLAGWMLHFYYDYYLFTGDRDFLAQRFVPLAKEIALFYEDFLSGTEDESGKYQFYMGYSPEHRLYANTTFDISIAKNVLTTLLTACQELGIEQQSQPKWQAMLDKMPPYLTNDAGELQEWSWPGVGEDYNQRHHSQFLPLYQFCEFDRDSTPELWKASELAFEQKVTHWLNGPKPNSNHITHGMMNQGQCAARLGRGDIVYDVLSRMVTRNYVYPSFMISYWPDLKGFGFDPIGTIPDVLNNSLVFACNDIVDVLPALPEQWPTGSISGVLLRGQIQVQQLTWDIPRGKVNLTLLSDKDQTVTLRFPERLRLLADPTSTPPNCQKLTLTKQKPVHIEITLSEQENP; from the coding sequence TTGTGGGTTCTTTGCATTGCGTCGCTTTGCGTTGTGGCTGGCTCTCTTTCAAAATGTGAAGCAGCAGAAGGTCCCGCAGCCGCCCACTGCGCCGTTTCCACTCAGCCGCTCCCCGATTGGACATCCAGCTTTCTGACCGGCAACGGGAATATGGGCGTCATCATGAGCGGCGATCCCTACGAGGAGAAACTCGTTGTCAACGGCAAACTTTACCTGCCATTGGGCTCGAAAGAAATCTTGCCAGATCTATCTGACTTCAAGAATGAATTCAAGAAAGCGGGGCTTGCTGCGGGCAAGGACGGGCCGGCGACTGTCCACAAGTTGATGTTGGAAAAGACCGATCACAAGTTGATCAATACCGATCCGTTTCACCCAGCGTTTCAGTTGCGGATCGCTTCCCAAGGTGATCCCGACACCGTCACGAACTATCGGATGACAGAGGATTTTGCGACAGGCGAACTTCGAGTCCGTTGGTCTGACGATCAGGGCAACTGGTCTCGTCGACTGTTCGTGTCTCGCCCCGATGATGTCGTCGTGATGGCCATCGACGGACCACAAGGCAAGGTCAATTGCGAGCTGACGATGCAAGTCGAGCACCCGCAGGTGAAATCGGAATTGAAGCTCGAGGAAGGTTGGCTCGGCACACACAACACTTACCTGCAAGGCAAGGGTGGCTACGACAATCTGATCCGGGTTGTCCCTCAAGGTGGCCGAATGTCGCAGCATGCTGATCGACTGGCGATTGACGGAGCCGATCGCGTGTTGTTGATCATGCAAGTCAAGCCGTGGAAAACGCCGCTACCAAAACAGCAAAGCGAGGCGTGGGCGTATTCGCCAAATCACCCTGATCTAAAGCTTCCGCATGCGACGAACCGTTTGCCAGGCATGAAAGAAACGCTCGCCGGATTGCAGCCTGATTACGAAAAGCTGTTCGTTCCTCACGCTCAAGCACATGGCTCGCTCTACAACCGAATCCAACTGGACTTGGGCGGCGATCGGGAGTTACGCAACCTGACGTCTGAGGAGCTTCTGGCACGTGCCGCGAAGCAGGGCATGATGTCCAATGCACTCGCCGAACGTCTCTACAACGCTTGCCGCTACCTGACGATTTGCTGCAGCGGCGACACACCGCCAAATTTGCAGGGCATTTGGACGGGAACGTGGAACCCAGCATGGAGCGGCGATTATACACTCGATTCGAATCTGCAGCTCGAAGTGCAATCGATGATGAGTTGTAACATGCCGGAGCTAATGGCGTCTTACTTCGATCTGGTTGACTCGTGGATCCCCGAGTGGCGGCTCAACGCAAAGAAGATTTATGGATTTCGTGGCGTCGTTTCCAATGCTCGCGCTTCGAACACTTGCCTGTTGCTGCATTGGGGCAGTCAGTGGCCGGGCGAGCAGGCGGCGATCGGCCTCGCTGGCTGGATGCTGCATTTCTACTATGACTATTATCTGTTTACGGGCGACCGCGATTTTCTCGCCCAGCGTTTCGTCCCACTGGCCAAGGAGATCGCGTTGTTTTACGAGGACTTCCTTTCGGGCACCGAAGATGAAAGTGGGAAGTACCAATTCTACATGGGCTATTCACCCGAGCACCGCTTGTACGCCAACACGACCTTTGACATCTCCATCGCTAAGAACGTACTCACCACGCTCCTCACTGCCTGTCAAGAGCTCGGCATTGAACAGCAAAGCCAACCGAAGTGGCAAGCGATGCTCGACAAGATGCCGCCCTATTTGACCAACGACGCGGGCGAGTTGCAGGAATGGTCATGGCCAGGCGTGGGTGAAGACTACAACCAAAGGCATCATTCGCAGTTCCTGCCCTTGTACCAGTTTTGTGAGTTTGACCGCGATTCAACGCCTGAACTTTGGAAGGCCAGCGAATTGGCGTTCGAGCAGAAAGTGACACACTGGCTAAACGGCCCGAAACCGAATAGCAATCACATCACCCATGGCATGATGAATCAGGGACAATGTGCTGCACGTCTTGGCCGCGGAGATATCGTCTACGACGTCCTGTCGAGGATGGTGACGCGAAACTACGTCTATCCTAGTTTCATGATCTCCTACTGGCCTGATTTGAAAGGTTTCGGATTTGATCCCATCGGCACGATTCCCGACGTGCTCAACAACTCGCTGGTGTTCGCCTGCAATGACATTGTGGACGTTCTTCCAGCACTTCCGGAACAGTGGCCCACTGGTTCCATCAGCGGCGTGCTTTTACGAGGTCAAATCCAAGTCCAACAACTCACTTGGGATATCCCACGCGGCAAGGTCAACCTCACTTTGTTGAGTGACAAGGACCAAACCGTCACGCTGCGATTTCCTGAGCGTCTCCGCTTGCTGGCGGATCCCACCAGCACCCCGCCGAATTGCCAAAAACTCACGTTGACGAAACAGAAACCGGTGCACATCGAAATCACGCTCAGCGAACAGGAGAATCCGTAA
- a CDS encoding sulfatase encodes MNTKPLLHRTTGFLLLLFCLQIVMILTTGQRIKGEESIPKYNVLFVAIDDLNDWVGCLGGNPQVKTPNLDRFAREGGIVFTQAYCPSTVCCPSRSALLTGKHATHTGVYGNGQNLKHASKAKDLETLPEYFGNRGYHTLSAGKIFHKHGDPAGMDEGQWAFHEHVHPGGGNKGFSWEEEPKIDGIKAGGTKFAWGATKAATEETKDFMACKWAADQLDRDFDGKPFFLALGLSKPHLPWYVPQEFFDLYPLDQVVPAPFRRDDLDDIVRDNSRPIFGPGDRFRLADGTKMHAQANRAYLANVSYADHCIGVTLDALDQSDYADNTIVMIWGDHGWHLSEKLQYGKTNLWEESARVPFLVRVPGSVHKDIQCNGVVNLIDIYPTLLELCGLPPNNKNDGRSFAALLADPAKEWTYPTLTTYQYKNHSITDGRYRYTWYGGRAEGAEELYDHTDDPLEYTNLASNPEYENVLVRLRTHLPSHHEPDSPSNPYNELKKSNTKGNSSDL; translated from the coding sequence ATGAATACCAAGCCCCTATTGCACCGAACGACCGGCTTTCTGCTACTGCTTTTTTGTTTGCAAATCGTCATGATCCTCACCACGGGGCAACGGATAAAAGGTGAGGAATCGATTCCGAAGTACAATGTGTTGTTCGTGGCCATCGATGATTTGAACGATTGGGTCGGGTGCTTGGGAGGGAATCCTCAGGTGAAGACACCGAATCTGGATCGTTTTGCCCGCGAGGGAGGTATCGTCTTCACCCAAGCGTATTGCCCATCCACGGTTTGCTGCCCTTCCCGTTCGGCGCTGCTAACCGGCAAGCACGCTACTCATACCGGCGTCTATGGGAATGGACAGAATCTGAAGCACGCGTCCAAGGCAAAGGATCTTGAAACATTGCCCGAGTATTTTGGCAACCGAGGCTACCACACGCTTTCGGCCGGCAAGATATTTCACAAGCATGGTGACCCTGCTGGGATGGACGAAGGTCAGTGGGCGTTTCATGAACACGTTCATCCGGGCGGCGGCAACAAAGGGTTTTCATGGGAAGAAGAACCCAAGATCGATGGCATCAAGGCCGGAGGGACCAAATTTGCATGGGGCGCCACCAAGGCTGCGACCGAAGAAACCAAAGACTTCATGGCCTGCAAGTGGGCGGCGGATCAACTCGATCGCGATTTTGATGGCAAGCCTTTTTTCCTCGCGCTCGGTCTCTCCAAACCGCATCTTCCCTGGTACGTGCCCCAGGAGTTCTTCGATCTGTATCCGCTGGATCAAGTCGTACCGGCTCCGTTTCGACGCGACGATCTCGATGACATCGTTCGAGACAACAGCAGGCCGATCTTCGGACCCGGCGATCGCTTCCGGTTGGCCGATGGCACTAAGATGCACGCACAAGCCAACCGTGCCTATCTCGCGAATGTTAGCTACGCTGATCATTGCATCGGAGTGACATTGGATGCCCTTGATCAGAGTGATTATGCGGACAATACGATCGTCATGATCTGGGGAGACCACGGATGGCATCTCAGCGAAAAATTACAGTATGGAAAAACGAACCTATGGGAAGAATCTGCGAGAGTTCCTTTCCTCGTTCGAGTTCCAGGCTCCGTGCACAAAGACATCCAATGCAACGGCGTCGTCAACCTGATCGACATCTATCCCACACTCCTAGAATTGTGTGGTCTACCGCCCAACAACAAAAACGATGGCCGTAGTTTCGCAGCATTGCTGGCCGATCCGGCTAAGGAGTGGACCTACCCGACGCTCACAACCTACCAATACAAGAACCACTCCATCACCGACGGGCGTTACCGGTACACGTGGTACGGCGGTAGAGCCGAGGGTGCCGAGGAATTGTATGATCACACCGACGACCCGCTGGAGTACACGAATCTGGCTTCCAACCCTGAATATGAGAATGTCCTTGTTCGGCTGAGAACTCATCTGCCCTCGCACCACGAACCCGACAGCCCAAGCAACCCGTACAACGAACTCAAGAAGTCAAACACCAAAGGAAACTCATCGGACCTGTAA
- a CDS encoding HzsA-related protein translates to MKPCKRAHARSAIAGITLLLIAPLASLRAAESDASLRMDPWHCIGPFKDAAFGSLVTSSRHLFDAEADVLSCGRDAADLSRQYALPSFPGYEKLTSLAWQKHSEWSDGWRHLLPRGPAPSRHETVYLYRTLTVPESTSVTMRLYAEDAVTVWLNGKKVGAAIRNYGPEHRPCAVVEPLNLLPGKNRLLVKITCLFGSHGFAFALDGVTVSNPLLPTDWDKEHIRLDPKQPPLFSPADRPLNLTHADEPSDDAAYAARLRKIRFEVEQQPMFDPEHSVMEQMCSELPPSDGAEAYLRSLRDLRPQVTAALVRNASDAALGDANEAVESHWIAQSRACGPILFMRHPPYRINAIAPHTSGGATPSAICVWDPEHPQDAPRVVFEEEGLSLFDMNLSYDARTLFFSARRSGVEGGWHVYEIGVDGSNLRQITSGPSSDISPLPLPNGRIVFISDRASTFVQCQAHTAPLLYSCARDGSDIRRLSGNIDSDHSPQIMDDGRILFTRWDYGIEKNVDARHALWTMNPDGTEMKLFFGNTIEDPCGFWEARPVPGRPEIVCAFGPHHNYHAGMAGLVWNGRGPEAPRGEGFRFITTERPFFGDTTVPYGWQDLFPVHERLFLASYGGDGGHKNRLYLLDDRGNRKCLYEAEGELGCWNPIRLAPTAVPPTIAQTCTPVPWQYRDPEEMNLHPDSDTGTLLLYDVYQGIAPDVARGEAKWIQVMEQVQKSRRMADGEAWGHTPIISRGTVHVRREVGLVPIEADGSAHFTVPALRSLSLNVLDEEGMALMRMGSDMHVMPGEMQSCIGCHENRSGGVPPSSRARQPLAAMSPPVTPVMADWGTDGIIDYQKVVQPVWDAYCVSCHSGQQPEAGIDLSGDRTRFFCQSYDHLVERALVDWFQPFANDYDENSPKTVGAIISRLRLYLLDPEHCGKTIPPEMRRRVWAWIDANVPYYGTYDYAELPDASSNLITRGPGARCSWQTDGNWDAKSWRRSSGGRPHWFYDGVKTVFDKRCMSCHVREAYNGGTWGFGGGPMDKPMPVTSRLWEDRGLCAHMATARYGTSILYGPEFRINLTHPENSAMLLAPLAKQAGGWGLCQQSDGKPVFADSSDTDYQTMLRGMRVAQSRLYTWPRVDMPPTHVDAVRGTLVTGTDFGEPQAESPALSAGLSILPNTPKGAVNLARASRATSDDDVPAQQASDTPDKAIDGNPQTYWDDRDGAAEYDLSVTFTEPTSLSVLSMTGWRHEDFSPCDFTLLADGKPIGKVRDAVYAENQLILRFPTIRCSRFSLRITACYGGSPAIRELELYE, encoded by the coding sequence ATGAAACCTTGTAAACGAGCGCACGCACGGTCCGCTATTGCTGGAATCACGTTGCTGCTGATCGCGCCGCTGGCTTCGCTTCGTGCTGCCGAATCGGATGCGAGCCTTCGCATGGACCCTTGGCATTGCATTGGTCCGTTCAAGGACGCGGCGTTCGGCAGTCTGGTTACGAGTTCTCGTCACCTGTTCGACGCCGAAGCGGATGTGTTGTCATGCGGTCGCGACGCTGCCGACCTTTCGCGGCAGTACGCGTTGCCGTCGTTTCCTGGCTATGAAAAGTTGACTTCACTCGCGTGGCAGAAACATTCCGAATGGTCGGACGGTTGGCGTCATTTGCTGCCGCGTGGTCCCGCCCCCTCACGTCATGAAACCGTTTATCTGTACCGCACACTCACGGTTCCAGAGTCGACCAGCGTCACCATGCGTCTGTATGCCGAGGATGCCGTGACCGTCTGGCTGAATGGCAAAAAGGTCGGCGCTGCGATTCGCAATTACGGTCCCGAGCACCGCCCTTGTGCTGTCGTAGAACCGTTGAATCTGTTGCCGGGTAAAAACCGTCTGTTGGTCAAGATCACTTGCCTGTTTGGCTCGCATGGATTTGCTTTTGCTCTGGATGGTGTGACCGTCTCGAACCCGCTGCTTCCGACCGACTGGGACAAAGAACACATCCGACTGGATCCGAAACAGCCGCCACTGTTCAGCCCCGCCGACCGTCCACTGAACTTGACGCATGCCGATGAGCCATCCGATGACGCGGCATACGCCGCACGGCTGCGCAAGATCCGTTTCGAGGTGGAACAGCAGCCAATGTTCGATCCCGAACACTCCGTGATGGAACAGATGTGCAGTGAGTTGCCTCCGTCGGACGGAGCCGAGGCTTATCTTCGCTCGCTACGGGATCTTCGACCGCAGGTTACCGCAGCCCTGGTGCGGAATGCCTCGGACGCAGCCTTAGGCGATGCGAACGAGGCGGTCGAGAGCCACTGGATTGCCCAAAGCCGTGCTTGTGGCCCAATCCTCTTCATGCGACATCCACCTTACCGAATCAACGCCATCGCTCCGCACACGTCGGGTGGTGCAACGCCCTCTGCAATCTGTGTCTGGGATCCTGAGCATCCGCAGGACGCGCCGCGTGTGGTGTTTGAGGAAGAGGGGCTGAGTTTGTTCGACATGAACCTCTCTTACGATGCTCGCACCCTCTTTTTCTCGGCTCGACGCAGCGGCGTGGAGGGAGGATGGCATGTGTACGAGATTGGTGTGGACGGATCGAACCTTCGTCAGATCACTTCGGGACCGAGTTCGGACATCAGCCCGTTGCCGCTGCCCAATGGGCGAATCGTCTTCATCTCGGATCGGGCCAGCACTTTTGTCCAGTGCCAAGCCCATACCGCGCCCCTTCTTTATTCCTGTGCCAGAGACGGAAGCGACATTCGAAGGCTCTCCGGCAACATCGACAGCGATCACTCGCCCCAGATCATGGACGATGGACGCATCTTATTCACCCGTTGGGATTATGGCATCGAGAAGAACGTCGATGCGCGCCACGCGCTGTGGACCATGAACCCGGACGGCACCGAGATGAAGCTGTTTTTCGGTAACACCATCGAGGACCCTTGTGGGTTCTGGGAAGCGCGCCCGGTTCCGGGGCGACCCGAAATCGTGTGTGCCTTCGGGCCACATCATAACTACCACGCCGGTATGGCCGGATTGGTATGGAATGGGCGCGGTCCCGAAGCGCCGCGCGGCGAAGGTTTCCGGTTCATCACCACCGAGCGACCCTTTTTCGGCGATACCACGGTTCCCTACGGTTGGCAGGACCTGTTTCCGGTCCACGAGCGTCTTTTCTTGGCCAGTTACGGTGGCGACGGTGGACACAAGAATCGGCTGTACTTGCTGGATGACCGTGGCAACCGTAAGTGTCTTTATGAGGCAGAGGGCGAACTGGGCTGCTGGAATCCTATCCGTCTCGCTCCGACGGCGGTGCCACCGACCATCGCCCAAACCTGCACTCCGGTTCCCTGGCAATACCGCGATCCAGAAGAGATGAACCTCCACCCCGATTCCGATACGGGCACGCTACTGCTTTACGATGTCTATCAAGGAATTGCACCCGATGTCGCCAGAGGCGAGGCGAAATGGATCCAGGTGATGGAGCAGGTCCAAAAGTCTCGCCGTATGGCAGATGGCGAGGCTTGGGGACACACACCCATCATCTCTCGCGGCACGGTTCACGTTCGCCGCGAAGTGGGCCTCGTTCCGATCGAGGCCGACGGGTCGGCTCATTTCACGGTCCCCGCACTTCGAAGCCTTTCGCTCAACGTGCTGGACGAGGAGGGCATGGCGCTGATGCGGATGGGATCCGACATGCACGTCATGCCGGGCGAGATGCAAAGCTGTATCGGTTGCCATGAGAATCGAAGCGGGGGGGTGCCACCCTCTTCACGTGCACGTCAGCCGCTCGCGGCGATGTCCCCGCCGGTCACTCCGGTCATGGCCGACTGGGGCACCGACGGCATCATCGATTACCAAAAAGTCGTGCAACCGGTTTGGGATGCCTATTGCGTTTCTTGCCACAGCGGCCAGCAGCCCGAGGCGGGGATCGACCTGAGCGGCGACCGAACGCGATTTTTCTGCCAATCGTACGATCATCTCGTCGAGCGCGCGCTTGTGGATTGGTTCCAACCGTTCGCGAACGACTACGACGAGAACTCGCCCAAGACCGTCGGTGCGATCATCAGCCGACTCCGGCTCTACTTGCTAGACCCAGAACACTGCGGCAAGACCATTCCGCCTGAGATGCGCCGACGCGTGTGGGCGTGGATCGACGCGAACGTACCCTACTACGGAACCTACGACTACGCCGAGCTGCCAGACGCCAGCAGCAACCTGATCACACGTGGCCCCGGTGCGCGTTGTTCGTGGCAGACCGATGGCAATTGGGATGCCAAAAGCTGGCGGCGGTCTTCGGGGGGGCGACCACACTGGTTTTATGACGGCGTGAAGACGGTGTTCGACAAACGCTGCATGAGTTGCCACGTGCGTGAGGCTTACAACGGTGGAACCTGGGGCTTCGGTGGCGGCCCGATGGACAAGCCAATGCCAGTGACCAGCCGGCTGTGGGAAGACCGCGGGCTCTGCGCCCACATGGCGACAGCTCGGTATGGCACAAGTATCCTTTACGGCCCGGAGTTTCGGATCAACTTGACGCACCCCGAGAACAGCGCGATGCTGCTTGCACCCTTGGCAAAACAAGCCGGCGGTTGGGGGCTGTGTCAGCAATCTGATGGGAAGCCCGTCTTTGCTGACTCGAGCGATACCGACTACCAGACGATGTTGCGCGGCATGCGGGTGGCGCAGTCGCGACTTTACACTTGGCCGCGAGTGGACATGCCGCCCACCCATGTGGATGCTGTGCGAGGGACGCTTGTCACCGGCACCGACTTCGGCGAGCCGCAAGCGGAATCGCCGGCGCTTTCCGCCGGGCTATCGATCTTGCCGAACACTCCCAAGGGAGCCGTCAACCTTGCCCGAGCTTCTCGGGCCACCAGCGACGACGATGTTCCCGCTCAACAAGCGTCCGATACACCCGACAAAGCAATCGATGGAAACCCACAAACGTATTGGGACGACCGCGACGGCGCAGCTGAGTATGATCTGAGTGTCACCTTTACGGAGCCGACATCGTTGTCGGTTCTGAGCATGACAGGTTGGCGTCACGAAGATTTCTCGCCCTGCGATTTCACGCTGCTCGCTGACGGCAAACCGATCGGCAAAGTGAGGGATGCAGTCTATGCTGAAAACCAACTCATCCTCCGCTTTCCAACGATTCGCTGCAGTCGCTTCTCCCTGCGCATCACCGCATGCTACGGCGGTTCGCCAGCGATCCGTGAACTCGAACTCTACGAGTGA